In Candidatus Cloacimonadota bacterium, the following proteins share a genomic window:
- a CDS encoding thymidine kinase produces the protein MNIVKHKTGWIEVICGSMFSGKTEELIRRLRRAEIAKQKIQIFKPEIDTRYSEQHIVSHNKSKLTSITVNSSEDLAAQIKDETEVIGIDEAQFFDNELVHLCNRLACEGKRVIVAGLDQDYLGRPFEPIPQLLAEAEYITKTLAICQRCGNPANRTQRLIKSDKEILVGEQEIYEARCRDCFDPELAKE, from the coding sequence ATGAATATTGTTAAACATAAAACAGGTTGGATCGAAGTTATTTGCGGTAGCATGTTCAGCGGCAAAACCGAAGAACTTATCCGTCGGTTGCGTCGGGCAGAGATTGCTAAGCAGAAAATTCAGATATTCAAACCGGAAATTGATACACGCTATAGCGAGCAACATATTGTCTCGCATAACAAATCCAAACTTACTTCAATTACAGTGAATTCTTCAGAAGATTTAGCAGCGCAAATTAAAGATGAAACTGAAGTAATTGGAATTGATGAAGCACAATTTTTTGATAATGAGCTGGTTCACTTATGCAACAGACTTGCTTGCGAAGGCAAACGGGTAATCGTTGCCGGTTTGGATCAGGACTATCTTGGCAGACCATTCGAACCCATTCCGCAATTACTGGCAGAAGCGGAATATATCACAAAAACACTGGCAATTTGCCAACGATGTGGAAATCCAGCCAATAGAACTCAACGCTTGATTAAAAGCGACAAAGAAATACTTGTGGGAGAACAGGAAATCTACGAAGCTCGTTGTAGAGATTGTTTTGACCCCGAACTTGCAAAGGAATAA